The genomic region TTGAGAAGCGGCGCCTAGTTCTTGAAATTTCTGAGCAAAAGGTAGTAAACGGCGCTCAAAAGAACCTACTAGTTGTTCATATTGTCTGGTAGTTCTTTCAAGGGCCTTGCCGAGGTCTTCTAGATGTTTGCTTACGTTTTCCAGGCGGTTATACATTTCTCTTGAAGTCTGGATAAGTTCCTGGGCGTTTTCTATAAGAGCAGTTTCCTGCCAGCTAACGGCCACGGCTTTTAACATGGCCAGAAGTGAAAAAGGTGTAGCTAGAATCACTTTTCTTTCCGCAGCAAACTCAAAAATATTTGGGTCTTCCCGAAAGGCTGCGGAAAGCAGGCTTTCGGCAGGTAAAAAGAGAATTACAAAGTCCGGTGTACGTTTGAGTTCCTTGCGCAAGGCCTCCCAATAAGCCTTCTGAGACAAGCTTTTAATGTGTTCTTTTATGGCTTTAGCGACATTTTTCCCCTGATTTAGCACCGGCGCTTTGGCATCAACGGCTAAAACCCTTTCTCCTGGGAGATGCACCACGAGGTCAGGCCTCAAACCCTTGCTTGTAGTAACTTGGGGGCTAAAATCGCAATGTTCTAGGAGCCCAGCTACTTCTACCAGGCGCTTTAGTTGAATTTCTCCCCAGTGGCCCCTTTGTTGGGGATTTTGAAAAATGCTTTTAAGGAGCGAGGTCTCTTTTTCAAGTCTTGGCAAGTGTTCTTCAACAAGTGTTTTTAGTCGTTCTTCAAGTTGGCCGTAAGCTTTGGCGCGTTCAGTTTCAAGAAGTTTTATTTGTTTTTCAAGATTTTTTAAACTTTCGCTTAAAGGAATAGTCAGTTTTTCAAAATGTTTTTCGCGGGCCTCAAAAATCTCTCGGGTTAAATGGCTAAGAACTTGGGTATTTCTTTCAATTATTTGACCAGAAAGAGCTTCAAGGTTTTGACTTATGTGTTTGGCTATTTCTTGAGAAAGTTTTTCTTTTTCGCCTTTTAAGTATTGAACCTGGTCTTTTAAGAGCCCTACTTCTCTTTGCCTAATTATCCAGGCCAGGCCAAAGCCTACAGTAAATCCTCCAAACCCTAAGACAATTTCCCACATATAATTTCTTTCTCCGCTTTTGAAAAACTTTCAAAAAATACTAGACCTTTTAAAGGAAAAATTCTATTAAAAAAGTATGAGAGAAACAAATCCAATCAATGTGAGCCTTTTAATAGGGCTCAATGAGCATTGTTACAAAAAGCAAAGTAATTTCCGGGCTGTTTTTTGTTGGAAATTGGTTAGTTCATTATTTCACAATCTAATAATCTTCTTTTTAATCGCTAGTTACGAATTAGACCTTTATTATTAGAAGATAGTTAAAAATTTGTTAGTGAAAAAATTAACAATCTGTTGACGCCAATGTACTAGGGCATTAAAAAAACAAAATCTATATAAGGAGGTTTTTATGGACAGAGAAAAAGAATTAATTGCCAAGTATGCTGAGCAGCACGAAGAGCTCCGCAAACTTGTAGAAGAACACCGCGCTTTAGATCAACAGCTTGAGGAATTTCACCGTCGTCCATATCTTACAGCGGAAGAGGAAGTAGAAAAGAAAAAGATTCAGATTAAAAAATTGGCCTTAAAGGATCAAATTTTAGCTATGGTGGAAAAATATCGCCAAATGGAGGAGAGTAAATAGTGGCTAAGAAAATGACCGGTGCTCAGATCGTTGTTGAGGCCCTGAGAAGAGAAGGGGTTGACATTATTTTTGGTTATCCTGGTGGTGCGGTAATTGACATTTATGACGAACTTTACCGCACTGAAGACATTAAGCACGTTCTGGTAAGGCATGAGCAAGGGGCGACCCACGCCGCTGATGGCCTGGCTCGCTCTACGGGAAAGGTAGGTGTTTGCCTGGTTACCTCTGGCCCTGGAGCCACTAATACGGTCACTGGTATTGCTACGGCCTACATGGATTCTATCCCTATGGTCATTCTTACTGGTCAGGTGCCAACCAAGCTCATTGGTAACGACGCCTTCCAGGAGGTTGACATCACTGGTATCACTCGGCCGTGCACTAAACACAACTTTCTGGTCAAGCGGGTAGAAGACCTGGCCTGGACCTTAAAAGCTGCTTTTCATATTGCCCGTACCGGTCGTCCTGGTCCTGTGTTGGTTGACTTACCAAAAGATGTTCAGCAGGCGAAAACCGAATTTCACTGGCCAGATGAAATAAGGCTTCGCAGTTATAATCCCAATTATGAACCTAACAAGCGCCAGGTGGAAAAGACTTATCGCTTGCTTGAGGCCTCAACCCGGCCTGTTTTCTTAATTGGCGGAGGAGTTATTGCCTCCGGTGCCCACGAGGAAGTTAGAGAACTGGCCGAACTTCTTCACATCCCGGTTACTATGACCCTTATGGGGCTTGGTGGGTTCCCTGGCACCCACGAGTATTCTTTAGGGATGCTCGGTATGCACGGAACCTACTACGCCAATATGGCGGTAGCCAATAGCGACCTTATCATCGCCGTAGGAGCCCGTTTTGATGATCGGGTTACCGGCAAAGTAGATGCCTTTGCTCCTATGGCCAAAATTGTCCACATTGACATTGACCCTACTTCTATCCAGAAAAATGTCCGGGTAGATGTGCCTATAGTGGGCGATTGTAAGCGGTCACTGGCCAAGCTCCTCGAGGTCGTTAAGAGTGTGGCCCGTCCGAGCAAACTTTGGAAAGAACAGTTCAAGGAATGGTGGGAACAGATTGATATATGGCGTCGTCGCTATCCTCTTTCTTACAAGCAAGAAGGAGATTACATCAAGCCTCAGTTTGTTATTGAAAAGATGTACGAGCTCACCAAAGGTGATGCCATTGTTTCTACTGAGGTTGGTCAAAACCAGATGTGGACTGCCCAGTTCTGGAAATTTGATAGGCCGCGGACACTTCTTTCTTCAGGTGGGCTTGGTACCATGGGTTACGGTTTCCCTGCGGCAATCGGCGCCCAGATGGCCCATCCTGATAAGCTGGTTATAGATTTCGCTGGTGATGGTTCTATTCAGATGAATATTCAAGAGATGGCCACGGCCATTGACCAGCGTTTGCCTATTAAAGTGATTATTCTTAATAATGGCTTTCTCGGTATGGTGCGTCAATGGCAGGAACTGTTTTACGATAGGCGTTACTCATCGGTTGAGTTTGCTACTATTCCTGATTTTGTCAAATTAGCTGAAGCTTACGGTGCAGTTGGCCTTAGGGCCACCAAACCCGAGGAAGTTGAACCGGTTTTAAAGAAGGCCCTTGAGACCAAAAATTTGGTGTTTGTTGATATTCACATTGCCCCTGAAGAAGGCGTTTTTCCCATGGTTCCCGCTGGTCGGGCTACTACGGAAATGATTCTGGTATAAGGAGAAGCGTATGGAAAGAAAACACACCCTTTCAGTGCTGGTGGAAAATACTCCTGGAGCCCTGGCTCGTATTGTAGGGCTTTTTTCAGGTAGAGGTTTTAATATTGATAGTCTGTGTGTGGCTCCAACGCTTGATCCCACTCTTTCGCACTTAACCCTGGTTACCCACGGTGATGAGCTAATAATAGAGCAAATTATCAAGCAGCTCCACCGTTTAGTGGATGTTTATAAAGTCGTTGATGTTACCGAAGAGGCTGAATTTGTTGAAAGGGAAATGGCTCTTATAAAGGTTAAGGCTGAAAAAGAAACACGGGCTGAAGTTTTACGCATGTGCGATATTTTCCGCTGCAAGGTGGTTGATGTAAGCCCGAGGACTTACACCATAGAGGTAACGGGGCCAGAGAGTAAGCTTAAAGCAGTAATTGAGCTTTTAAGGCCTTTAGGCATCAAAGAAATAGTCCGCACCGGTCTTATTGCCATGAAGCGTGAAAAAAAGGGCATTTAAACCATAATTACTTTTTTAAAGGGGTAGGTGAGATTATTATTGCCTACCCCTTAATTGTTTCTTAAAACTTAAAGATGTGACTAAATTACCTCCAAATCCCCATAGCCTTACTTTAGAGGAACTTTTCAAGCTTTTAGAGACTTCAATAACAGGGCTTTCCGTCGCTGAAGCGAAAAAGCGCCTTGATACTTACGGCCCTAATGAATTGGAAGAAGCTCCTAAAAAATCTCCCTTAAAACTATTCCTGGCCCAGTTTGCCAACGTATTGATTTTTATTCTTCTTATCGCGGCTAGCATTTCTTTTTTAGTGGGAGACGAAATTGAAGCGGTGGTCATATTATTGATAGTCCTGGCCTGTGGGGTGCTTGGTTTTATCCAGGAATGGAAGGCTGATAAGGCTCTTGCCGCCCTAAAAGAAATGGCCGCTCCAGAGGCCATAGTAATTCGTGAAGGAAAACACCTGAAAATTCCTGCCCGTGAAGTGGTTCCAGGAGATATCCTGGTGCTTGCGGCTGGAGACAAGGTGGCTGCAGATGTGCGTCTCGTTGAAAGCATTAATCTCAAAATAGACGAGGCCCCGTTTACTGGGGAATCAGTTCCGGTAAGTAAAGACGCTTCTTTAGTTTTGCCTCCAGAAACACCTCTTCCTGATAGGCGTAACATGGCCTTTGCTGGTACCACGGTGATTAACGGCCGAGGTCTTGGCCTGGTAGTGGCCACGGGAAAAGCCACAGAGTTTGGAAAAATAGCTCACATGCTTAAAGGGGTTGAAGAAGAAAAGACCCCTCTTGAAAAGAGGCTTGCGGTTATTGGCCGCTGGCTAGGGGTTTTGTCACTTATAGTGGCCGCGGTGGCCGCGGCCTTTGGCATAATGCGCGGGCACTCCTGGCTTGAGATGTTTCTCTGGGGCGTTTCCCTCGCGGTGGCGGCGGTGCCAGAGTCTTTACCAGCCGTTGTTACCGCTGCTCTGGCCATTGGAGTTTCACGCATGGCCAAACGCAGGGCCATTGTCAAACGTTTGCCTGCTGTAGAAACCCTGGGCTCCACCACCGTTATCTGCACGGACAAAACGGGCACGCTTACCAAAAACGAAATGACCGTTAAGAAGATATGGGCCGGGGATAAACTCTTTGAAATTACCGGGACCGGCTACGAAACCAAGGGCCAGATCCTTTATAAAGGAAAGCCAGTTGATATCTTTCACCACCCGGATCTTTATCACACCCTTTTGGTTGGGCTTCTTTGTAACGACGCTCGCCTGGAAGATGGCAAGTTTATAGGCGATCCTACCGAAATCGCCCTTCTGGTGGCGGGCCTTAAAGCTGGCCTTAATCCAGAGGCCTTTGAAAGAGTAGCGGAAGTCCCCTTTGATAGTGACCGCAAGAGAATGAGCGTGGTGGTGCGCGAAAAGGCAAACGGGCGCTATTTGATTTTGACCAAGGGTTCTCTTGAGAGCCTTCTTGGTATTTCTTCACACTATCAAAAAGACGATAAAATTTTCCCACTAAACGCCCAGGAAAAGCAAAAAATAGCCCAGATGACAGACGCAATGGCAGACGAAGCCTTAAGGGTTATGGCCTTTGCTTTTCGCGAAGTAGAGAGCGTGCCCTCAGAAAATGAAATAGAAAGAGATCTCATTTTCTGTGGCCTTCAGGGTATGATTGACCCCCCGCGTCCAGAGGTGCGAGAAGCGGTTAAAAAGTGCCATGAGGCCGGCATCAGAGTGATTATGATCACTGGTGACCACGCTAAAACAGCGCTGACTATTGGTTATGACCTGGGTATCGTGCCTGAGAAAAGACCTGCATTTGCTTTGACAGCGAGGGAGCTTGAAAACCTTTCTGACCACGAGCTAAAAGAAAAACTGAAAAAGGTTTCTGTTTTTGCCAGAGTCTCTCCGGCTCACAAGTTGCGCTTGGTTAAACTTTTAAAAGAGGACGGACACATTGTAGCCATGACTGGCGACGGGGTGAACGACGCTCCGGCCTTAAAAGCCGCAGACATTGGTATTGCCATGGGGATTACCGGCACTCAGGTGGCTAAAGAGGCTTCGGATATTATCCTTGCCGATGATAACTTTGCCACTATTGTGGCCGCGGTGGAAGAAGGCCGCACTATCTTTGATAACATAAAGAAGTACATGCTCTTTTTGTTGAGCTTTAACCTTTCAGAGATCTTGGTGTTAATAGCAGGCTTTTTAAAAGGGCTCGCTCTACCGCTTACGGCTATTCACATTCTCTGGATTAATCTGGTAACAAACGGTCCACCAGCACTGGCTTTGGGAGTTGACCCTCCTGCTCCAGACCTCATGAAACGGCCTCCAAGGCCTCCTCAGGAAGGCGTTTTTACCAGAAGATTGGTGGCCTTAATCGGGGCCTTTTCTGTCCTAATAGCCTTCTTTTTATTGCCGGTCTTTGTTTATGGTTTTTCTGCTTCACAATCGGTAATCTTTTCGCAGACAGTTCTTTTTACCGGTTTTGTATTTATGGCCGTAGCTGTGGCTTATGTTTCGCGTTCAGAGTACTTAAATATCTGGCGCTACAATCCTTTAGCTAACAAGTGGTTGAATTTGAGTGTCCTTTTTATGGTGGCCTCGCAAATTATGATCGTGCAATGTCCGTTTTTTAATAAGTATTTGCATACGGTTCCTATTTCAGAGAAGTGGTGGTTTATACTTGCTGCGTTGGCTTTATTTTATATTTTCCCTGCAGAAATTTTGAAAAGCCTCATAAGCCGCTTCTTTCGTTAGATACCTTTGATTTCCGCTTGAGCGTAAATCTCAGGGCTTCGCCCTGAAACCCTAGAAAGTAAATTTTGGGGGGCTTTGGGGGCTGTGCCTTCCAATGTCTTTTCACACAAAAAAGCTTTTCTTTTCTGATAACTCTAAGTAAAGTTTTTTGATATGGACACTTATGGAATTATAGGTTGGCCGGTTGCACACTCTTTGTCTCCGGCTATGCACAATGCGGCCTTTAAAAGCCTGGGTATAAGGGCTGTTTATGGGCTTTTGCCCCTTGCTCCGGAGAATCTGGCTGAGGGAATAAAAGGCATAAGGGCCCTAAACATAAAAGGTGTTTCTGTTACTGTGCCTCACAAGGAAACTGTCATGCCTTTGCTTGATGAGATAGACCCGGTGGCCAGCGAAATCGGCGCGGTAAACACCATAGTAAATAAAGACGGGCGGCTTTTAGGTTTTAATACCGATTGGATTGGTGTTAAAAAGGCGCTAGAAGAAAAAATAGCTATTTCTGGCCAAAAGGCCGTAGTCGTAGGTGCTGGTGGAGCGGCCAAAGCGGTGGTTTACGCCCTGATAAAAGAAGGGGCGTCAGTGGCTATTTATAACCGCACCTTTGAAAAAGCTAAAAGACTTGCCCAAACTTTGGGTGGTGTGGCTTTACCCTGGGAAGAATTAGCAAGTGCTTCAGGTGATATTCTCATTCAGACCACCAGTGTAGGCTTAAAAGAAGATAAAAGCCCGGTGCCCAAAGAAGTGCTTTCGCGCTTCAAGTTAGTGATGGACATTGTTTATCAACCTTTAAAAACCCGTCTTTTGAGAGAGGCTGAAGAGGCCGGCTGTGAAACCATAGATGGCCTTTCCATGTTGGTTTACCAAGGGATTGAACAATTTTATCTATGGTTTGGAGCGCGGCCTCAAGCTTCTTTGATGAGGGAAGCGGCCGAAAAAGAACTTTTAGGAGAAAAAAATGACCAAGCGCGAAATTAAGCCGCTTAAAGGGCCGATAGAGGCCCTGGTAAAAGTGCCTGGCTCAAAGAGTATTACCCAGAGGGCTTTGATTTGTGCGGCGCTGGCTGAAGGGGAATCAATTTTGGAAGATGCCCTCCGAAGCGAAGACCCAGATCTCCTGGCCCAGGCACTGGCCGCTACTGGAGTCAGGGTAGAGTTTTCTGAAACCGCTTTGAAGATAGGCGGTATAGGTGGAAGCCCGAGACTTAGCGGCAAAGAAATTTTTATGGGCAACAATGGTACAGGTGCCCGGTTTTTCCTGGCTTATGCTTCTCTGGGTAAAGGTACTCCCATTGTCTTGACCGGGACTAAAAGGCTTTGCGAACGGCCTTTTAAGTCCCTGATAGAGGCTTTGCGCGCTTGGGGAGCCTCTCTTTCCTGCCTTGAAAAGGAAGGTTTTTTGCCGATTAAAATAGCCGGTGGTGGGCTTTCTGGAGGTGAGGTTAGCCTTTCTGTTTCAGAAAGTAGTCAGTTTCTTTCAGCCCTATTATTGGTAGGGCCTTATACCAGGGAGCCAGCGGTTATTAAACTTTCAAGTCCGTTGGTTTCTCGCCCTTATGTGGATCTGACGCTAGCGGTTATGGAGATTTTTGGGGCTGAAGTTGAAGAAAGAGAAGAGACTTTTTTAGTTCACCAGCAAAAATATCAGGCTAGGCATTATCAAATAGAAGCTGATGCCTCAAGTGCCTCTTATTTTTTGGCGGCGGCAGCTTTAGTAGGTGGTCAGGTTACCGTGGCTAACCTACCTAAGGATTCTCTTCAGGGAGATGCGGCCTTTGCTGGTATTCTTTCACGCATGGGTTGTGAAGTTACTTATGATAAGGGAGTTACAGTCACACGAGATCCTAAAATCTCCCTCAGAGGGATAGACATAAACATGGGACGCTATCCGGATCTTGTGCCAACGCTTGCGGTGGTTGCCGCCAAAGCCAAAGGTAAGACCATAATCAGAGGCGTCCCCCACCTGCGCTTTAAAGAGACTGATAGGCTAAAGGCCGTGGCCACCGAACTTCGCAAGTGTGAGGTGCCAGTAGAAGAGCTTGAAGACGGCTTAATCATAGAGGGCACAGACAATATAAAAGGTGCTGAGATTGAAACCTATGACGACCATCGTATAGCTATGGCCTTTGCTATTTTAGGCCTGGTGGTGGAAGGCATGGTTATCTTAAACCCTGGGTGTGTGGCCAAGTCTTTTCCAAACTTCTGGGAGATTCTCGGGACTCTTTACGCATGAAAGTAATTTTGATTGGCTTTAGGGCTACAGGAAAGACTTCAGTTGGGCGGGAGCTTGCTAACCGCCTGGGTCTGCCCTTTTTAGACCTTGACGAATATATCGTTGAGAAGGCTGGTAAAAGTATCGCGGAAATCGTAGAAGAAAAGGGCTGGCCTTATTTTAGAGAGCTTGAAAAAGCTGCCCTTTACGAGATGAGTAAGAGAGATAACCTGGTCCTGGCCCTTGGCGGTGGTTCGGTGATGCACGCTGACGAAATGGATCTTCTTAAGGCCAACAGTTCTATCATATGGTTGAAAGCTCTTCCAGAAGCAGTTCTCTCTCGCCTGGAAAAAGACGAAAAAACCTGTGCCTTCAGGCCTTCTCTTACCGATAAAAGCTTACAGGAGGAAGTAGCCTGTATCCTTGTCCAAC from Thermodesulfatator indicus DSM 15286 harbors:
- a CDS encoding shikimate kinase — protein: MKVILIGFRATGKTSVGRELANRLGLPFLDLDEYIVEKAGKSIAEIVEEKGWPYFRELEKAALYEMSKRDNLVLALGGGSVMHADEMDLLKANSSIIWLKALPEAVLSRLEKDEKTCAFRPSLTDKSLQEEVACILVQREPLYQRYADLIVETDHLTTEEVVEKIIEFLRRAGVV
- the ilvB gene encoding biosynthetic-type acetolactate synthase large subunit, whose product is MTGAQIVVEALRREGVDIIFGYPGGAVIDIYDELYRTEDIKHVLVRHEQGATHAADGLARSTGKVGVCLVTSGPGATNTVTGIATAYMDSIPMVILTGQVPTKLIGNDAFQEVDITGITRPCTKHNFLVKRVEDLAWTLKAAFHIARTGRPGPVLVDLPKDVQQAKTEFHWPDEIRLRSYNPNYEPNKRQVEKTYRLLEASTRPVFLIGGGVIASGAHEEVRELAELLHIPVTMTLMGLGGFPGTHEYSLGMLGMHGTYYANMAVANSDLIIAVGARFDDRVTGKVDAFAPMAKIVHIDIDPTSIQKNVRVDVPIVGDCKRSLAKLLEVVKSVARPSKLWKEQFKEWWEQIDIWRRRYPLSYKQEGDYIKPQFVIEKMYELTKGDAIVSTEVGQNQMWTAQFWKFDRPRTLLSSGGLGTMGYGFPAAIGAQMAHPDKLVIDFAGDGSIQMNIQEMATAIDQRLPIKVIILNNGFLGMVRQWQELFYDRRYSSVEFATIPDFVKLAEAYGAVGLRATKPEEVEPVLKKALETKNLVFVDIHIAPEEGVFPMVPAGRATTEMILV
- the aroA gene encoding 3-phosphoshikimate 1-carboxyvinyltransferase produces the protein MTKREIKPLKGPIEALVKVPGSKSITQRALICAALAEGESILEDALRSEDPDLLAQALAATGVRVEFSETALKIGGIGGSPRLSGKEIFMGNNGTGARFFLAYASLGKGTPIVLTGTKRLCERPFKSLIEALRAWGASLSCLEKEGFLPIKIAGGGLSGGEVSLSVSESSQFLSALLLVGPYTREPAVIKLSSPLVSRPYVDLTLAVMEIFGAEVEEREETFLVHQQKYQARHYQIEADASSASYFLAAAALVGGQVTVANLPKDSLQGDAAFAGILSRMGCEVTYDKGVTVTRDPKISLRGIDINMGRYPDLVPTLAVVAAKAKGKTIIRGVPHLRFKETDRLKAVATELRKCEVPVEELEDGLIIEGTDNIKGAEIETYDDHRIAMAFAILGLVVEGMVILNPGCVAKSFPNFWEILGTLYA
- a CDS encoding DUF465 domain-containing protein; this encodes MDREKELIAKYAEQHEELRKLVEEHRALDQQLEEFHRRPYLTAEEEVEKKKIQIKKLALKDQILAMVEKYRQMEESK
- a CDS encoding DNA recombination protein RmuC; amino-acid sequence: MWEIVLGFGGFTVGFGLAWIIRQREVGLLKDQVQYLKGEKEKLSQEIAKHISQNLEALSGQIIERNTQVLSHLTREIFEAREKHFEKLTIPLSESLKNLEKQIKLLETERAKAYGQLEERLKTLVEEHLPRLEKETSLLKSIFQNPQQRGHWGEIQLKRLVEVAGLLEHCDFSPQVTTSKGLRPDLVVHLPGERVLAVDAKAPVLNQGKNVAKAIKEHIKSLSQKAYWEALRKELKRTPDFVILFLPAESLLSAAFREDPNIFEFAAERKVILATPFSLLAMLKAVAVSWQETALIENAQELIQTSREMYNRLENVSKHLEDLGKALERTTRQYEQLVGSFERRLLPFAQKFQELGAASQNKKLFFFRK
- a CDS encoding shikimate dehydrogenase, yielding MDTYGIIGWPVAHSLSPAMHNAAFKSLGIRAVYGLLPLAPENLAEGIKGIRALNIKGVSVTVPHKETVMPLLDEIDPVASEIGAVNTIVNKDGRLLGFNTDWIGVKKALEEKIAISGQKAVVVGAGGAAKAVVYALIKEGASVAIYNRTFEKAKRLAQTLGGVALPWEELASASGDILIQTTSVGLKEDKSPVPKEVLSRFKLVMDIVYQPLKTRLLREAEEAGCETIDGLSMLVYQGIEQFYLWFGARPQASLMREAAEKELLGEKNDQARN
- a CDS encoding cation-translocating P-type ATPase — encoded protein: MTKLPPNPHSLTLEELFKLLETSITGLSVAEAKKRLDTYGPNELEEAPKKSPLKLFLAQFANVLIFILLIAASISFLVGDEIEAVVILLIVLACGVLGFIQEWKADKALAALKEMAAPEAIVIREGKHLKIPAREVVPGDILVLAAGDKVAADVRLVESINLKIDEAPFTGESVPVSKDASLVLPPETPLPDRRNMAFAGTTVINGRGLGLVVATGKATEFGKIAHMLKGVEEEKTPLEKRLAVIGRWLGVLSLIVAAVAAAFGIMRGHSWLEMFLWGVSLAVAAVPESLPAVVTAALAIGVSRMAKRRAIVKRLPAVETLGSTTVICTDKTGTLTKNEMTVKKIWAGDKLFEITGTGYETKGQILYKGKPVDIFHHPDLYHTLLVGLLCNDARLEDGKFIGDPTEIALLVAGLKAGLNPEAFERVAEVPFDSDRKRMSVVVREKANGRYLILTKGSLESLLGISSHYQKDDKIFPLNAQEKQKIAQMTDAMADEALRVMAFAFREVESVPSENEIERDLIFCGLQGMIDPPRPEVREAVKKCHEAGIRVIMITGDHAKTALTIGYDLGIVPEKRPAFALTARELENLSDHELKEKLKKVSVFARVSPAHKLRLVKLLKEDGHIVAMTGDGVNDAPALKAADIGIAMGITGTQVAKEASDIILADDNFATIVAAVEEGRTIFDNIKKYMLFLLSFNLSEILVLIAGFLKGLALPLTAIHILWINLVTNGPPALALGVDPPAPDLMKRPPRPPQEGVFTRRLVALIGAFSVLIAFFLLPVFVYGFSASQSVIFSQTVLFTGFVFMAVAVAYVSRSEYLNIWRYNPLANKWLNLSVLFMVASQIMIVQCPFFNKYLHTVPISEKWWFILAALALFYIFPAEILKSLISRFFR
- the ilvN gene encoding acetolactate synthase small subunit, which produces MERKHTLSVLVENTPGALARIVGLFSGRGFNIDSLCVAPTLDPTLSHLTLVTHGDELIIEQIIKQLHRLVDVYKVVDVTEEAEFVEREMALIKVKAEKETRAEVLRMCDIFRCKVVDVSPRTYTIEVTGPESKLKAVIELLRPLGIKEIVRTGLIAMKREKKGI